The DNA region TCGCCGTCCGGCGCCCCGTCCAGGTCCGTGCCGAGGAAGCCGAAGACCTCTTCGTAGAAGGCGTCGACCCGTTCGGGCTGCCGGGTGTGGACCTCGGTCCAGCAGAAGGCGCCCGGCTCGCCGTACTTCTCGAAACCCGCACGGTCACCGGCCTGCCAGAGACCGAAGACCGCACCGCCCGGGTCGGCCGCCTGGGCGAGGATTCCCGCCCGGCCGGCCCGTACCGGATCGGTGATCACCTGGCCGCCGGCCTTCCGGATCAGGGCCACGGTGGCGAGGATGTCGTCGGTGGAGAAGTAGACGCCCCACTCGGTCGGCATGCGCCCGTCCTGCTTGGCCGCGAGGGCGGCGACGAGCTTCCCGTCGCTGTACGCGTCGGCAAAGGGCATCCCGTCCTCCGCGTGGAAGGTCCAGCCGAAGAGCCCGCCGTAGAAGCGCTTGCCCGCTTCGAGGTCGGAGAGCGACACGTCCACCCAGCACGGCACGGACTGCGCGAATGCGGCCATGGCCCGGGTCCTTCCGTTGCGGTGACGCCCGTCACACTCAACGTATCGCCGGGCGTCGTGCCGCGCGCCCCGAAATCCCCTGGCGCACGGCCGCCACCCGCAGGAATAGAACTTCTGCGCGCATCGTGAAGGTGGCGCGCGCAGGGTGGACGAGCGTTGTCCACCGAAGTTATCCACAGGCTGTTGATAAGAAGATCACGTCGGCGGGCCTCCGCTGCGGGCACCGCCCGGACACCCCGCCCACGGGGCGGAACCGCCTCCGCGACCGCCTTCCGGGACGCCTGGAAAAGCGCCTTCCGCCCTGTGCGGACTGGGGCGTTCCCCATTTGCAGTCGGTCAGATCGCGCCCCGATCACCCCTCGGTAAGCTGACTGCATGACAGGACAAGTACGCACCGTCGACGGCCGCGTGGCCGGTCGGCGAGGCCAGGCGACGCGGCAGAAGCTGCTCGACTGCCTCAGCGAGATGCTCAGCTCCTCGCCGTACCGGGACGTCAAAGTCATCGACGTGGCCCGGAAGGCGGGGACTTCGCCCGCGACGTTCTACCAGTATTTCCCCGACGTCGAGGGCGCCGTCCTCGAAGTCGCCGAGGAAATGGCCAAGGAGGGCTCCGGGCTGACCGAACTGGTCACCGGCCGCTCCTGGGTCGGCAAGGCCGGCCGGCAGTCCGCCGAAGAACTCGTCGACGGATTCCTCGACTTCTGGCGGCGCCACGACGCGATCCTGCGCGTCGTCGACCTCGGCGCGGCCGAGGGCGACAAGCGGTTCCACAAGATCCGCATGAAGATCCTCACCTCTGTCACCAGCCCGCTGACGGAGTCGGTCAAGGAACTGCAGGCGAAGGGCAAGGTCGACAAGGACGTCAGCCCCGCCGCGATGGCCGGTTCGCTCGTCGCGATGCTGGCAGCGGTCGCCTCGCACCAGAAGGGCTTCAGCACCTGGGGCGTGAAGCAGGCCGACCTCCGGCCGAACCTCGCGCTCCTGGTCCACCTCGGCATCACCGGCAAGAAGCCGGCCAGGTAGGCGCCGGTAGCTGAAGACCCCCGAACCCACCGGGCGCCGTACGGACACTCCGTAGCCCGCCACGTCCTGTCTCACCGACGGCGGACCACCCACGTGGTCCGCCGTCGGTGCTTTTCCACCCCGCACCGGGCGACCCCGTCGGCGGCACGGTGGAATAGGACCATGAGCGATGCACAGAAGGCCTTCCGCGACCTGCTCCGCACCCAGCGCGTCTGGGACGCCCCCCTCCCCCGTTTCGATACCTCCACCGCGCCCGCGGACCCGCTCGCCCTGTTCCGCGACTGGTTCGCCGAGGCGGTGGCGGCCGGGCAGCCCGAGCCGCACACCATGACCCTGGCGACCACGGACGCCGAGGGCCGACCCGACGTACGGACGCTGATGCTGCACGACGCCGACGAGCGCGGCTGGCACTTCGCCACGCACGCCACCAGCGAGAAGGGCCGCCAGCTCGCCGCCCGCCCGCACGCCGCCCTCGGTTTCTACTGGCCCGCCCAGGGGCGCCAGATCCGCGTACGCGGTGCCGTCACCCCGGCGAGCCCGGCGGAGAGCCGGGCCGACCTGCACAGCAGGTCGGCAGGTGCGCTGGCCGCCGCGCTGACCGGGACCCAGAGCGAGGTGCTCCCGTCGTACGAGGAGCTCGTACGGGCCTCCGAGGCCGCCTGGGAACGGGCGCGGGCGGAGCCGGACGCCGAGGTGGAGACCTGGACGCGGTACGTGGTCGAGCCGCGCGAGGTCGAGTTCTTCCAGGGCGACGCCGAGCGGCGCCATGTCCGGCTGCGCTACCGCCGGGGCGGCGCGGACTGGACGCGGGAGCTGCTGTGGCCGTAGGGCTTCCGCCCGATTTACCCCGTTCATTCGCGAAAGGGGCATGATGGGAGGCAGGCGAACTGCTGGAGGCACCCATGGCACGAGCCCGTTCCCGTTATGCCCCTGACCGCGGACTGACCACCCGCATGGTGAGCACGATGTTCTTCATCGGGCTGCTCTACGTGGTCCTGGTGGGTGTGCTCGTGGCCGTCCTGCGCGGCGCCTGGCCGGTCATCCTGATCATCACGGGCGGTCTCTTCGTCGCCCAGTTCTGGTTCAGCGACCGCATCGCCGCCTACGGCATGGGGGCCCGCGAGGTCACGCCGCAGGAAGCGCCCGAACTGCACGGGGCGATCGACCGCATCTGCGCCCTGGCCGACATGCCCAAACCGCGGGTCGCCATCGCGCGGAGCGACGTGCCGAACGCCTTCGCGACGGGCCGCAGCGAGAGGACCGCACTCGTCTGCGCCACGACCGGGCTCCTGCGCAGACTGGAGCCCGACGAGCTCGAGGGCGTCCTCGCCCACGAGATGTCGCACGTCGCCCACCGGGACGTGGCCGTCATGACGATCGCGTCGTTCCTCGGTGTCCTCGCGGGCATCATCACCCGCGTCGCCCTGTGGGGCGGTTTCGCACGCAACAGCCGGGGCAACGACCCGGCCGGCATCATCATCATGCTCA from Streptomyces sp. B1I3 includes:
- a CDS encoding TetR family transcriptional regulator: MTGQVRTVDGRVAGRRGQATRQKLLDCLSEMLSSSPYRDVKVIDVARKAGTSPATFYQYFPDVEGAVLEVAEEMAKEGSGLTELVTGRSWVGKAGRQSAEELVDGFLDFWRRHDAILRVVDLGAAEGDKRFHKIRMKILTSVTSPLTESVKELQAKGKVDKDVSPAAMAGSLVAMLAAVASHQKGFSTWGVKQADLRPNLALLVHLGITGKKPAR
- the htpX gene encoding zinc metalloprotease HtpX; amino-acid sequence: MARARSRYAPDRGLTTRMVSTMFFIGLLYVVLVGVLVAVLRGAWPVILIITGGLFVAQFWFSDRIAAYGMGAREVTPQEAPELHGAIDRICALADMPKPRVAIARSDVPNAFATGRSERTALVCATTGLLRRLEPDELEGVLAHEMSHVAHRDVAVMTIASFLGVLAGIITRVALWGGFARNSRGNDPAGIIIMLIPLISAVVYALSFLLTRLLSRYRELSADRTAALLTGRPSSLASALTKVSGQMARIPTEDLRKAEPYNAFYFVPAFAAKESLGRLLSSHPTLEQRLDQLARISAGLSRP
- a CDS encoding VOC family protein, with amino-acid sequence MAAFAQSVPCWVDVSLSDLEAGKRFYGGLFGWTFHAEDGMPFADAYSDGKLVAALAAKQDGRMPTEWGVYFSTDDILATVALIRKAGGQVITDPVRAGRAGILAQAADPGGAVFGLWQAGDRAGFEKYGEPGAFCWTEVHTRQPERVDAFYEEVFGFLGTDLDGAPDGDPGTEGSGADFRMWSPAGTEPGPDSAIGGRSVIPDASPAMLPSYFLSYFAVADCVRAAETAVRLGGRISAPAFDTPYGRMAVLQDDQGAAFAVLQPTELLP
- a CDS encoding pyridoxal 5'-phosphate synthase, with amino-acid sequence MSDAQKAFRDLLRTQRVWDAPLPRFDTSTAPADPLALFRDWFAEAVAAGQPEPHTMTLATTDAEGRPDVRTLMLHDADERGWHFATHATSEKGRQLAARPHAALGFYWPAQGRQIRVRGAVTPASPAESRADLHSRSAGALAAALTGTQSEVLPSYEELVRASEAAWERARAEPDAEVETWTRYVVEPREVEFFQGDAERRHVRLRYRRGGADWTRELLWP